From Cinclus cinclus chromosome 2, bCinCin1.1, whole genome shotgun sequence, one genomic window encodes:
- the LOC134054700 gene encoding collagen alpha-1(I) chain-like: MPPRSSGPGSPRARGQEPEPKGRSRRRQQPRSGSGERGRAASDGPAPARESGEPGLCEAGPGGSGGARIRPPGPSPGPPPPDGTPEGREGRCDVGKAGTPAV, from the exons ATGCCGCCCCGCTCCTCCGGCCCCGGGAGCCCCCGCGCACGCGGGCAGGAGCCGGAGCCCAAGGGCCGGAGCCGGCGCCGGCAGCAGCCCCGGTCCGGCTCAGGGGAGAGGGGCCGGGCGGCGAGCGATGGTCCCGCCCCAGCCCGGGAGAGTGGGGAACCGGGGCTCTGTGAGGCGGGGCCCGGAGGGAGCGGGGGCG CCCGGATCCGCCCCCCCGGGccctccccaggaccccctcctCCGGACGGGACCCCCGAGGGGAGGGAGGGGCGG tgtgaTGTAGGGAAAGCCGGAACCCCGGCAGTGTAG